From a single Francisella halioticida genomic region:
- the glgA gene encoding glycogen synthase GlgA, which yields MRILHVCSELYPLLKTGGLADVTAALPPALSEIGVDSRVLVPGFPAFMNNVEEKELLIELSTKFDDKVAIFIAKIPNTEIKIYVIDAPSLYDRPGNPYADKDNNGYVDNYKRFALLGWVAAELVKGLDCQWIPNIVHGHDWHSGLVPAYIKAAEITTGIKSVKSVFTIHNLAYQGLFPIDIFPELGLPKSFLGMDGLEFYGQVSFLKAGLNFADKITTVSPTYAKEIQSYEQGCGLDGLLSKRKNDLYGILNGVDPSVWNPRIDPVIKNKYSKGSVAISKAKNKSFLQRSKGLKIQNTAPLFGLVSRLTEQKGLHLVIAGLEEILSKGGQLVLLGSGDRILENEFKTIAEKYPNSVSVQIGYDEKYAHEIVAACDVILVSSRFEPCGLTQLYGLVYGTLPLVHKVGGLADTVTDTSLENLADNTATGFVFEKFTVESYKRAVRRAFALYDRKVDWRKVRQIAMQQDVSWSAAANRLYGIYQQLVKEID from the coding sequence ATGCGAATTTTACATGTCTGTAGTGAGCTATATCCACTACTAAAAACTGGAGGTCTTGCCGATGTTACAGCTGCGTTACCTCCGGCATTGTCAGAAATAGGTGTTGACAGTAGAGTTTTAGTTCCTGGCTTTCCAGCATTTATGAACAATGTTGAAGAAAAAGAACTTTTAATAGAGCTATCAACAAAATTTGATGATAAGGTAGCTATATTTATAGCAAAGATCCCTAATACAGAAATCAAAATATATGTGATTGATGCTCCTAGTTTATATGATCGTCCAGGAAATCCTTATGCTGATAAAGATAATAATGGGTACGTAGATAATTATAAAAGATTTGCATTATTAGGTTGGGTTGCAGCTGAGCTAGTAAAGGGCTTGGATTGTCAGTGGATTCCTAATATAGTGCATGGCCACGATTGGCACTCAGGACTAGTTCCTGCATATATAAAAGCAGCAGAAATCACAACAGGTATAAAAAGTGTCAAGTCTGTGTTTACTATACATAATTTAGCATATCAAGGGCTCTTCCCAATAGATATATTTCCAGAATTAGGTTTGCCTAAAAGTTTCCTAGGTATGGATGGTTTAGAGTTTTATGGGCAAGTATCTTTTTTGAAAGCAGGCTTAAACTTTGCTGATAAAATTACTACTGTTAGTCCAACATATGCTAAAGAAATTCAATCATATGAACAAGGTTGTGGTTTAGATGGATTATTATCTAAAAGGAAAAATGATTTATATGGTATTTTGAATGGGGTAGATCCTAGTGTTTGGAACCCACGCATAGATCCTGTTATAAAAAATAAATACTCTAAAGGATCTGTTGCTATTAGTAAAGCAAAAAATAAATCATTTTTACAGAGATCAAAAGGTCTTAAGATCCAAAATACTGCGCCTTTATTTGGTTTAGTTAGTCGTCTAACAGAACAAAAAGGGTTACATCTTGTTATTGCTGGTTTAGAAGAAATCTTATCTAAAGGTGGACAGCTTGTCTTATTAGGCAGTGGCGATCGTATTTTAGAAAATGAATTTAAAACTATAGCAGAAAAATATCCTAATTCTGTATCTGTGCAGATAGGTTATGATGAGAAATATGCTCATGAGATTGTTGCAGCTTGTGATGTTATTTTGGTTTCTTCTCGCTTTGAACCTTGTGGTTTAACGCAGCTTTATGGATTAGTTTATGGTACTTTACCTTTAGTTCATAAGGTAGGAGGGCTAGCAGATACAGTTACAGATACCTCTTTAGAGAACTTAGCAGATAACACTGCAACAGGTTTTGTATTTGAGAAATTTACAGTAGAAAGTTACAAGCGAGCTGTTCGCAGAGCTTTTGCATTATATGATCGCAAAGTTGATTGGAGAAAAGTTAGACAAATAGCAATGCAACAAGATGTTAGCTGGAGCGCTGCGGCTAACAGGCTATATGGTATTTATCAACAATTAGTAAAGGAAATAGATTAA
- the glgC gene encoding glucose-1-phosphate adenylyltransferase — MKYSDTSPNHQLYKKAMALVLAGGRGSRLYNLTDTRAKPAVYFGGKFRIIDFALSNCLNSGIRKIGVVTQYKSHSLLRHLQRGWGFLRGELNEFIDLLPAQQRVNEEHWYRGTADAVYQNIDILRSYSPEYVVVLAGDHIYKMDYSVMLRDHAKSGCKCTVGCVEIPKEEAFAFGIMGIDKERKVTGFVEKPQENAPTIPGDSDRCLASMGIYIFNSDYLYDLLEEDITNNLSSHDFGKDIIPRAVKEQQALAHPFSMSCVPRGEGVEPYWRDVGTIDAFWAANLDLAANMPEFNLYDKDWPVWTAQEQLPPAKFVPDQKGNNGVITNTLASCGCIVLGSELSKTLMFSNVRISSYCIIDQSVIMPGVVVGENCRLKKVVIDKGCDIPDGMVIGENPKEDAKNFFRTDKGVVLVTKPMIDKLIK; from the coding sequence ATGAAATATTCTGATACCTCACCAAATCATCAATTATATAAAAAAGCTATGGCATTAGTTTTGGCAGGAGGTCGCGGATCTCGCTTATATAATCTGACTGATACTCGTGCAAAACCAGCGGTTTATTTTGGTGGTAAGTTTAGAATTATAGATTTTGCTTTATCTAACTGTTTAAATTCTGGGATACGTAAAATAGGAGTTGTGACTCAATATAAGTCACATTCATTATTACGTCATTTACAGCGTGGCTGGGGTTTTTTAAGAGGTGAGTTAAATGAGTTTATAGACTTACTTCCTGCACAACAAAGAGTTAATGAAGAGCATTGGTATAGAGGTACAGCTGATGCGGTTTACCAAAATATTGATATTTTACGCTCATATTCTCCAGAATATGTTGTTGTATTGGCAGGTGATCATATCTATAAGATGGACTATTCTGTAATGTTACGTGATCATGCGAAAAGTGGTTGTAAATGTACAGTAGGGTGTGTTGAAATTCCTAAAGAAGAGGCTTTTGCCTTTGGGATAATGGGTATTGATAAAGAGCGTAAAGTGACAGGTTTTGTTGAGAAGCCTCAAGAGAATGCTCCAACAATACCTGGTGATTCAGATAGATGTTTAGCAAGTATGGGTATTTATATTTTTAACTCGGATTATCTATATGATCTTCTTGAAGAAGACATTACAAATAATCTATCAAGTCATGATTTCGGAAAAGATATAATTCCAAGAGCAGTAAAAGAGCAGCAGGCTTTAGCTCACCCATTTAGCATGTCTTGTGTACCTAGAGGTGAGGGTGTTGAACCATATTGGAGAGATGTAGGTACAATTGATGCTTTTTGGGCAGCCAACCTTGATTTAGCAGCAAATATGCCAGAGTTTAATTTATATGATAAAGACTGGCCTGTTTGGACTGCTCAAGAGCAGTTGCCTCCTGCGAAATTTGTACCGGATCAAAAAGGTAACAATGGTGTTATTACAAATACTTTAGCTTCTTGCGGATGTATAGTACTTGGTTCAGAGCTTTCTAAGACATTAATGTTCTCAAATGTTAGGATATCATCATACTGTATTATTGATCAGTCGGTTATAATGCCGGGTGTTGTCGTCGGTGAGAATTGTCGTTTGAAAAAAGTTGTAATTGACAAAGGTTGTGATATTCCTGATGGCATGGTTATTGGTGAGAACCCTAAAGAAGATGCTAAGAATTTTTTTAGAACTGACAAAGGTGTAGTCTTAGTTACTAAGCCTATGATTGATAAGTTAATAAAATAA
- a CDS encoding alpha-D-glucose phosphate-specific phosphoglucomutase yields the protein MAIQTVSTKPFANQKPGTSGLRNKVKVFKQSGYLENFVQSIFNSLDNIAGKTLVVGGDGRYYNKVAIQTIIHIAAANKFSKIIVGHNGILSTPAASCVIRKYKAFGGVILSASHNPGGPNGDFGIKYNISNGGPAPEKLTDKIYQETQNIDRYYISDASQATIDLDKVGTYVVESATVEVIDSVADYAELMQQIFDFEKIRQLFIKGFKVRFDSMSAVSGPYAKYIFETILNAPVGTVVNAEPLEDFGGLHPDPNPVNAADLVKHMRSGEYDFGAASDGDADRNMIVGKKIDVAPSDSLAIMAANANLIPVYLKGLKGVARSIPTSTAVDRVAESLNIPCFETPTGWKFFGNLLDANKITLCGEESYGTGSDHIREKDGVWAVLYWLNLVAATNKNIDDLVIEHWQKFGRNFYSRHDYEAIDNKIANQIMSSLRQKVIGLQGSKLCGKTVCKADDFSYKDPIDGSVSNHQGIRVILEDGSRIVFRLSGTGTQGATLRVYLEKYQEDVNSFDIPTQQALADLVDTAESLTNVKFLTGMNKPTVIT from the coding sequence ATGGCAATTCAAACTGTATCGACAAAACCTTTTGCTAATCAAAAACCAGGAACGTCTGGATTACGTAATAAAGTCAAAGTCTTTAAACAGTCTGGATATTTAGAAAACTTTGTTCAATCAATATTTAATTCCTTAGATAATATCGCAGGTAAAACTTTAGTAGTAGGTGGGGATGGTAGGTATTACAATAAAGTAGCAATACAGACTATTATCCATATAGCTGCAGCTAACAAATTTTCTAAAATAATTGTTGGTCATAATGGCATATTATCAACTCCTGCTGCTAGTTGTGTGATCAGAAAGTATAAAGCTTTTGGTGGAGTGATTTTATCTGCAAGTCATAATCCTGGTGGTCCAAATGGTGATTTTGGTATAAAATATAATATTTCAAATGGAGGTCCTGCTCCAGAGAAACTTACAGACAAAATTTATCAAGAAACTCAAAATATTGATAGGTATTATATAAGTGATGCTAGCCAAGCTACTATAGATTTAGACAAAGTTGGTACATACGTAGTAGAAAGTGCGACCGTAGAAGTTATTGATTCTGTAGCTGATTATGCTGAGTTAATGCAACAAATATTCGATTTTGAAAAAATTCGTCAGTTATTTATAAAAGGTTTTAAAGTTCGTTTTGATTCAATGAGTGCTGTTTCTGGACCTTATGCAAAATATATTTTTGAAACCATATTAAATGCTCCTGTTGGAACGGTTGTTAATGCCGAGCCTTTAGAAGATTTTGGTGGTCTTCATCCTGATCCTAATCCGGTAAATGCTGCAGATTTAGTAAAGCACATGCGAAGTGGTGAGTATGATTTTGGAGCAGCTTCTGATGGCGATGCAGATAGAAATATGATTGTTGGTAAAAAGATTGATGTAGCACCGTCAGATAGTTTAGCTATTATGGCTGCTAATGCGAATCTTATCCCAGTATACTTAAAAGGACTTAAAGGTGTTGCAAGATCTATACCAACATCAACGGCTGTCGATAGAGTGGCAGAATCTTTAAATATCCCATGTTTTGAAACTCCAACAGGTTGGAAGTTTTTCGGTAATCTTCTTGATGCTAACAAAATTACCCTTTGTGGCGAAGAAAGTTATGGAACAGGCTCTGATCATATTCGCGAAAAGGATGGTGTTTGGGCCGTTTTATATTGGTTAAATTTAGTAGCTGCAACAAATAAAAATATAGATGATTTGGTAATTGAACATTGGCAAAAATTTGGGCGCAATTTTTATTCTAGACATGATTATGAGGCAATTGATAATAAAATTGCTAATCAAATTATGTCCTCATTAAGACAGAAGGTTATAGGGTTACAAGGAAGTAAGCTTTGTGGTAAGACTGTATGCAAGGCTGATGATTTTAGTTATAAAGATCCAATTGATGGTTCAGTTTCAAATCATCAGGGTATTAGAGTTATTTTAGAAGATGGCTCTCGTATCGTATTTAGGCTATCTGGTACAGGAACACAAGGAGCTACTTTAAGAGTATATTTAGAGAAATATCAAGAGGATGTTAACAGTTTTGATATCCCAACACAACAAGCTTTAGCAGATTTAGTAGATACCGCAGAGAGTTTGACAAATGTCAAATTTTTAACAGGAATGAATAAACCAACTGTTATAACCTAA
- the glgB gene encoding 1,4-alpha-glucan branching protein GlgB, whose product MKKLKQSFDTNTHISDLDKCYFHEGKHIYAYNFMGAHKAREDKVTGIRFTTWAPNAKNICVIGDFSFWGINDKYYMKAISELGLWSIFIPEAKEGDKYKFVVTNKDTNQQVHKSDPYAVLSELRPSTASIINTKTKYKWHDDKWLKKRAKVDYYQNPINTYELHLASWKTKDDEFMSYDEIAETLPKYVKEMGYTHVEFMPLHEHPLDASWGYQPTGFYSVNSRHGDSVGLKRLIDKLHNKNIGVILDWVPGHFCKDLHGLINFDGSACYEYQNYNKAENKGWGTKNFDLGRSEVKCFLISNAMYWINEFHIDGIRVDAVSNILYLNYDREDGQWEPNIYGGHENLEGATFLKELNSVLKHTCKGALTIAEESSSWPDISTPVEDGGLGFDFKWNMGWMNDTLRYIALDPVYRKYHHNLITFSMVYHYSEKFILSISHDEVVHGKKSLINKMWGDLWNKYAGLRLYMTYMIGHPGKKLIFMGSEFGQFVEWREYEQLQWQVVDEYDAHKQTLTFFKELNDFYRRETALWECDYDHQGFNWIDANNSEQSILSFVRNDKAGNHLIFICNFTPEVYYNYHLGVPRAGSYKEVFNSDELKFGGSGQIIENKIFTEQENLHSFDQRLSIKIPPMATLVLKPVAS is encoded by the coding sequence ATGAAAAAATTAAAACAAAGTTTTGACACAAACACACACATAAGCGATCTAGATAAGTGCTACTTCCATGAAGGCAAACATATCTATGCATATAATTTTATGGGTGCTCATAAAGCTCGAGAGGATAAGGTTACAGGTATCAGGTTTACAACATGGGCTCCTAATGCTAAAAACATTTGTGTGATTGGTGATTTTAGTTTCTGGGGAATAAATGATAAATACTATATGAAAGCTATTAGTGAGTTAGGACTATGGAGTATCTTTATACCTGAAGCAAAGGAGGGAGATAAATATAAATTTGTTGTTACAAATAAAGATACTAACCAACAAGTCCATAAAAGTGATCCTTATGCAGTTTTATCTGAATTAAGGCCAAGTACAGCCTCTATTATCAATACAAAGACAAAATATAAATGGCATGATGATAAATGGCTTAAAAAACGTGCAAAAGTTGATTATTATCAAAATCCTATCAATACTTATGAGCTTCACCTAGCATCTTGGAAAACCAAAGATGATGAATTTATGAGTTATGATGAAATAGCTGAAACTCTTCCAAAATATGTTAAGGAAATGGGATATACCCATGTTGAATTTATGCCTCTTCATGAGCATCCTTTAGATGCCTCTTGGGGATATCAACCAACTGGATTTTACTCTGTAAATAGTCGTCATGGCGATTCTGTAGGTTTAAAACGTCTTATTGATAAACTACATAATAAAAATATTGGGGTAATTCTAGACTGGGTTCCTGGACATTTTTGTAAAGATTTACATGGCTTAATAAACTTTGATGGTAGTGCTTGTTATGAATACCAAAACTATAACAAAGCTGAAAATAAAGGTTGGGGTACAAAAAACTTTGATCTAGGTCGAAGTGAAGTCAAATGTTTCCTCATATCAAATGCAATGTACTGGATAAATGAGTTTCATATTGATGGAATTCGTGTTGATGCTGTATCAAATATCCTTTACTTAAATTATGATAGAGAAGATGGGCAATGGGAGCCAAATATCTATGGTGGGCATGAAAATCTAGAAGGAGCAACATTCTTAAAAGAGCTAAACAGCGTACTTAAACACACATGTAAAGGTGCTTTGACAATAGCTGAAGAATCATCATCTTGGCCAGACATCTCAACGCCTGTAGAGGATGGTGGTCTTGGTTTTGATTTTAAATGGAATATGGGATGGATGAACGATACTCTAAGATATATTGCATTAGACCCTGTTTATCGTAAATATCATCATAATTTAATTACCTTCTCAATGGTATATCACTACTCAGAGAAATTTATATTATCAATATCTCATGATGAAGTTGTTCATGGCAAAAAATCTCTAATCAATAAAATGTGGGGAGATTTATGGAATAAATATGCAGGCTTACGCTTGTACATGACATACATGATAGGACATCCTGGTAAAAAGCTTATTTTCATGGGTAGCGAATTTGGACAATTTGTTGAATGGCGAGAGTATGAACAGCTGCAATGGCAAGTTGTTGATGAATATGATGCTCATAAACAAACACTAACCTTTTTCAAAGAACTAAATGATTTTTATCGTCGTGAAACAGCTCTTTGGGAATGTGATTATGATCACCAAGGTTTCAATTGGATAGATGCAAATAACTCCGAACAAAGTATTTTATCATTTGTAAGAAATGATAAGGCTGGCAACCATTTGATTTTTATATGTAACTTCACACCTGAAGTATATTACAACTATCATTTAGGTGTTCCAAGGGCAGGCTCATATAAAGAAGTTTTTAATTCAGATGAACTCAAATTTGGCGGTTCTGGACAAATTATCGAAAATAAAATATTTACAGAACAAGAAAATTTACATAGCTTTGATCAAAGATTGAGCATCAAAATACCTCCAATGGCTACGTTGGTTCTAAAACCGGTAGCTTCGTAA
- the pulA gene encoding type I pullulanase — protein sequence MQTIDQNIWIQDKAGNFSLLNVAHDINLDYETNSIRFRIQANGFLHGYVVGKFNNWQKQEELKLTWTIDSNDGSLWLTKDIFAIENLNPGTNQYSFILVDLEGSEFKVSINDNDFIPLSFNWLVSSNKLEIKSSENFIALGYKVDLAAVTKSVNQRYKIVDVDWEISLKSSQTHITNNKLFVDPNISKETSQINIKCFSKQDPSISAEKSFDIVREQRHGALVHFIKKDGLYHGENFSWDLWTYSEDQSTEIVFLSSQSDFGVYAICNKNNVIARKKTWSMHWHNEWAEQTNSFDISEQYNNYYIIQGDAHIYTSLIDVINRTNPKIEYTVMDQSDKIKAYLSDKPQIGTLFELWINSSKVADIDIIIKEKSQQIIFTNLPSNIKGSDLIEIRANNIFLPTKVLMGNYLDKFYYPKNDMGVIFNENIISLRLWAPTAKKIEVLLYNEDSPNNKKQPDSSYELIPELEYGTHHVKINRSSYENKYYLYKLYFDDLDPRGNIYTKITYAVDPYTCGLGINGDCGFLVDLNNSELMPEKWLEDKSQKITNKNNAILYEVHLRDFTISPESGIDENLRGKFLGAVEENSIYADNDKQISTGIDSLVELGITHIHLLPIFDFSSVDEKKIDEEDNRNWGYDPKNYNAPDGCYSLNPYDPTQRIKGVREMVLKFHQKGIGVVMDMVYNHMTDTSNLDKIVPKYYFRTDKLGNFTNGSGCGNELATEHPMVSKFIQDSVVHWIKNYKINGVRFDLMELIDLDTIKNIVTKIKQVDPNIIIYGEPWKADNSPLTNGTHRGTQRNQDFSIFNDSYRDAIRGNNNPGKGFINGNSHNPENIGNVIEGLRGSIHNLTAKPNESINYVDAHDNYTLWDQIEKSQNHNIATNCYRNNLPSNIFENTLVRQNALALGIILTSQGIPFIHGGAEFLRTKQGDHNSYKSDDEINAFHWSDKLHYKEFFNYVKGLIKLRKEHPVFRINNRKVIDKNLNITTAHHDSKSGVIISHFKNYANGDSWKDIIIVYNATAIDNYEINDLLPKPDSKVWYIVANHEQAGTETIQKVNIGKLPSLRSHSLMIIHS from the coding sequence ATGCAAACAATAGATCAGAATATTTGGATTCAAGACAAAGCTGGAAATTTTAGCTTACTAAATGTTGCTCATGATATTAATCTAGACTATGAAACAAATAGTATTAGATTTAGGATACAAGCAAACGGATTCTTACATGGATATGTTGTAGGAAAATTTAACAACTGGCAAAAGCAAGAGGAGCTTAAACTTACCTGGACTATAGATAGTAATGATGGCAGCTTATGGCTAACTAAAGATATATTTGCTATAGAAAATCTTAACCCAGGAACAAACCAATACTCTTTTATATTAGTTGATTTAGAAGGTAGTGAATTTAAAGTTTCAATAAATGATAATGATTTTATCCCTTTAAGTTTTAACTGGCTTGTTAGCTCAAATAAACTAGAAATTAAATCATCCGAAAATTTTATAGCTCTAGGTTATAAAGTCGACTTAGCCGCTGTTACAAAATCAGTTAATCAACGCTATAAAATTGTAGATGTAGACTGGGAAATTTCCCTCAAAAGTTCTCAGACACACATCACTAATAATAAACTTTTCGTTGATCCAAATATTAGTAAGGAAACATCTCAAATTAATATCAAATGCTTTAGTAAACAAGATCCTTCTATTAGTGCTGAGAAAAGTTTTGATATAGTTAGAGAACAAAGACATGGAGCTCTAGTACACTTTATCAAAAAAGATGGTCTATACCATGGAGAGAACTTTAGCTGGGATCTATGGACTTATAGTGAAGATCAATCAACTGAAATAGTTTTTTTATCTAGCCAAAGTGATTTTGGGGTTTATGCTATATGTAACAAAAATAATGTTATAGCTAGAAAAAAAACATGGTCCATGCATTGGCATAATGAATGGGCTGAACAAACTAACTCCTTTGATATATCTGAACAATATAATAACTATTACATTATTCAAGGTGATGCTCATATTTATACTTCTCTAATAGATGTTATAAATAGAACAAACCCTAAAATAGAATATACTGTAATGGATCAAAGTGATAAAATTAAAGCCTACTTATCAGATAAACCACAAATTGGGACACTTTTTGAACTATGGATAAATTCTAGCAAAGTTGCTGATATTGATATTATTATAAAAGAGAAGTCTCAACAGATAATATTTACAAACCTTCCAAGTAATATAAAAGGTTCAGATTTAATTGAAATCCGTGCAAACAATATTTTTTTACCAACAAAAGTATTAATGGGGAACTACCTAGATAAATTTTACTATCCAAAAAATGATATGGGAGTAATTTTTAACGAAAATATAATATCCCTAAGACTATGGGCACCTACAGCTAAAAAAATTGAAGTTCTTTTGTATAATGAAGACTCACCTAATAACAAAAAGCAACCTGACTCCTCATATGAACTAATACCAGAATTAGAGTACGGAACCCACCATGTGAAAATAAATCGCAGTAGCTACGAAAATAAATATTATTTATATAAGTTATATTTTGATGATTTAGATCCTAGAGGAAATATCTACACAAAAATAACCTACGCTGTAGACCCTTATACTTGTGGATTAGGCATAAATGGTGATTGTGGTTTCTTGGTAGATTTAAATAATTCTGAGCTAATGCCAGAAAAATGGTTAGAAGATAAATCTCAAAAAATTACAAACAAAAATAATGCTATTCTTTATGAAGTGCATTTGCGTGATTTCACAATAAGCCCAGAAAGTGGCATAGATGAAAATCTTCGTGGTAAATTTCTCGGTGCAGTAGAGGAAAATTCTATTTATGCAGATAATGATAAACAGATATCAACAGGAATAGATAGTTTAGTAGAACTTGGTATAACTCATATACATCTACTACCTATTTTTGACTTCTCTTCGGTTGATGAAAAAAAAATCGATGAAGAAGACAACAGAAACTGGGGATATGACCCTAAAAACTATAATGCCCCTGATGGTTGCTACTCACTGAACCCTTATGATCCAACTCAAAGAATCAAGGGTGTTAGAGAAATGGTTTTAAAATTCCATCAAAAAGGTATTGGTGTTGTAATGGATATGGTTTATAACCATATGACTGATACATCAAACTTAGATAAAATTGTACCTAAATACTATTTTAGAACTGATAAGTTAGGTAATTTTACTAATGGTTCAGGTTGTGGTAACGAGTTAGCGACTGAACACCCTATGGTAAGTAAATTTATTCAAGATTCTGTTGTTCATTGGATTAAAAACTACAAAATAAATGGTGTGCGTTTTGACCTAATGGAGTTGATTGACTTAGATACTATAAAAAATATTGTCACAAAAATAAAGCAAGTTGACCCTAATATAATCATATATGGCGAACCATGGAAAGCTGATAATTCACCGTTAACAAATGGGACTCACCGTGGCACTCAAAGAAATCAAGATTTCTCTATTTTTAATGACTCCTATAGAGATGCTATCCGTGGTAACAACAACCCTGGCAAAGGTTTTATAAATGGTAACTCTCACAACCCTGAAAATATAGGTAATGTTATCGAAGGTTTGAGAGGCTCTATCCATAACCTAACTGCCAAACCAAATGAATCTATCAACTATGTTGATGCCCATGATAACTACACACTATGGGACCAAATTGAAAAAAGCCAAAATCATAATATCGCAACGAACTGTTATAGAAATAATCTTCCTAGTAATATTTTTGAAAATACTCTTGTACGACAAAATGCCTTAGCTTTAGGGATAATACTAACCTCTCAAGGAATACCTTTCATACATGGTGGTGCAGAGTTTCTAAGAACAAAGCAAGGCGATCATAATAGTTATAAAAGTGACGATGAAATTAATGCCTTTCATTGGTCAGACAAACTACATTACAAAGAGTTCTTTAACTATGTTAAAGGATTAATAAAATTACGTAAAGAACATCCCGTATTTAGAATAAATAACAGAAAAGTTATTGATAAAAACCTAAATATAACAACTGCTCATCATGACAGTAAATCTGGTGTTATTATCTCTCACTTTAAAAACTACGCTAATGGTGATAGTTGGAAAGATATTATTATTGTTTATAATGCGACAGCTATTGATAATTACGAGATAAATGATCTTTTACCAAAACCTGATAGTAAAGTATGGTATATTGTCGCTAATCATGAACAAGCAGGCACAGAAACCATACAAAAAGTCAATATTGGTAAACTTCCAAGCTTAAGATCCCACTCATTAATGATTATCCATAGTTAA
- a CDS encoding Gfo/Idh/MocA family protein gives MEAIWTRFLPSINLIKNKIQKGEIGNVKEIDISFGNFVATEYEKRLKDPNLAGGVTLDMGIYPISFICYILGELPKEIKSMVHFSDLGVDEVANYMFRFKSGCFANIKTSYNLIMKNGAIIYGDKGYIEFPNFQSGEKFTLVKLNCPCYSIPLYKIFL, from the coding sequence ATGGAGGCTATTTGGACAAGGTTTTTACCAAGTATTAATTTAATAAAGAATAAAATACAAAAAGGTGAAATAGGAAATGTAAAAGAAATTGATATATCATTTGGTAATTTTGTAGCAACTGAGTATGAAAAAAGATTGAAAGATCCAAACTTAGCAGGTGGTGTTACATTAGATATGGGTATTTATCCAATTTCATTTATATGTTACATTTTAGGTGAGCTTCCAAAAGAAATTAAGTCTATGGTACATTTTAGCGATCTAGGTGTTGATGAAGTAGCAAATTATATGTTTAGATTTAAATCTGGATGTTTTGCTAATATAAAAACCAGTTATAATTTAATTATGAAAAATGGTGCTATTATATATGGGGATAAAGGTTATATTGAATTTCCAAATTTTCAATCTGGGGAGAAATTTACTTTAGTTAAACTAAATTGTCCCTGTTATTCAATACCACTTTATAAAATATTTTTATAG
- a CDS encoding Gfo/Idh/MocA family oxidoreductase: protein MSNKKSINWGIIGAGNIAKKMTAAIAQIPDAKLVAVASKSLERAKSFAEKNNI, encoded by the coding sequence ATGTCTAATAAAAAAAGTATAAATTGGGGTATTATAGGTGCTGGGAATATTGCTAAAAAAATGACTGCGGCAATAGCACAAATACCTGATGCCAAATTAGTTGCTGTAGCATCTAAGTCATTAGAAAGAGCAAAGTCTTTTGCAGAGAAAAATAATATTTAG